CTGTCATAAAACTTTTTCCTTCATTATAAATCATCTCATAAAAATGCAACGCCAAGTAATTTACCCACCGTGTAATGAATTACACGGCTAATGGGCAAATCGTTCAATAAATTGAACTAAGATTATTTTTATTCCTTTTTTTGCTACGGCTCTTCTACAGTGGTTATGATAAATTAATAAAAAATAAATCTATATAGCGTAGGCTGAATTAAGCGCCCACACCACTAAGGCGATAATACTTCCCAGAATTAAAACGGCGGAAACTCCTACAATAACGGGCTTATCAGCGCCCTCAAACTTCATAATGCCACGATTCAAGTCAGACATAGAACCTCTTATAATAAAAATTGCTCATTTATTAGGGTAACTTAAATTAATTATTTTTTGATTAATTATCGTGTTAAAAACTGTAACGTATTTTTAATAAATTTATAATGCTTTTCCCTCTCCCCCAACCCCTCTCAACTCCTTCTAGCCTCCCCTTAGCAAGCAGGGTGTTTTCAAAGTCAGGATCAAAATTGATTTGTTTTTGACAAGAAGACAATATAAGGATGATCCCCCCCAACCCCCCTTAAAAAGGGGGGAGATTCAGGGAGACAGGAGGATTTTTTACTATTAATTGATTTATTAGTAGTTAAAAACCTCTGAATTTCAGATTATTGGCTAGTTTGAGAAACTAACATTTTTGAGAATGAAAACGCCCTGCTTAGCAAGGGGAGGAAGGGAGAGGGGAGTGATATTTTCTAATAATTGATTAATTCCCATATATAGTCATGAAAAACCTAGAGATTATTGATTTTTTACGTTCCATTTTACCTATTGATTTAAGTGTAATTCCTGAGACTGCTTATGTGGTGGGGGGCGCTGTGCGTGATGCTTTTTTACAAAGACACCGTGATACCATTGATTTAGATTTTGTTTTACCCCGTGATGCCATAAAAACTGCGCAGTTAATCGCTACTCTTTACCATGGCGGTTTTGTGGTGTTAGATCAAAAAAGGCAAATTGCTAGGGTAGTTTTGGCTAATGTTACCCTCGATTTTGCTCAACAGGAAGGAGATACTATATATCATGATTTACAACGCCGTGATTATCGTCTTAACGCTATTGCCGCTAATCTTCATGGAAAAGAATTGATTGATCCTTTAGACGGTGAAAAAGATATATTAAATGGTGTAATTCGTATGGTATCACCCGAAAATTTGAAGGATGATCCTTTGCGTCTTTTTCGTGCCTATAGACAGGCTTCTCAGCTCAATTTTACTATTGATTCCGATACTCGTAAAACTATCCAAGAATTAGCGCCCTCCCTCTCTCATGTAGCGATGGAAAGGGTCAAAACTGAATTAGATTATCTTTTAGCTAGTGATAATTATATTCAATATTTATCTTTAGCAAATCAAGATGAAATTTTATCTTTTTGTTTACCAAATCTTACAGCTCAATCTTTACAAGAATTAAGCCATATTGATGATTTTATTACTCTTTTAGCTCAAAAATATTCTTATTTTTCTTCAAAACACAGCACAAATAATGATTTTTGTCAATTAAATATTACAAATTATATATTAATAAAATTAGCTTTTTTAGTGAGTAGTGATGAAAAAAAAGTTAAAGAGGAATTAGTTAACTTAAAGTGTTCTAATCAAGAAATTAAAGTAGTAAATACTATTATTAAATATTTACCAGATATTTTCAAATTTGATATAAATATTACCATCAGAGAGCAGTATTTTTTCTTTGTTAATACTGGTAATATTTTACCGCTTTTAATGGTGGTGGCTGGGGTGAAGGGCGCTGATTTTCCAGTAATAGAATTATTGCTCAATCGTTATTTTAATCCTGATGATTTGATAGCGCACTCCCGCCCGTTAATTTCGGGGCATGATTTAATTAATCATCTTAATATGAAACCTAGCCCTTTGATTAAAACTATTTTAACTGAGGTAGAAATTGCATATCTTGAAGGGAAATTTAATGATCGGCAAGGGGCGCTGGATTATGCTAATTCCTTAATTAGGGGTTACTAAATTGTGGGATGAAACATTAATGAATTACAGCAAATATATAATACTCAAAATATTATTACTACTCCCGATTCCCTACCCCAAGCAAAAACATATTTCAAATCAGCAACGCCAAGTTTTTAATTGATAAGCCTTTTCACTATCCACTTCCCACTCCCCTAACGACACTACTTTTTCAGCAACCCCTAATTAATTATTTCATATTAGTAGTAGCAAGAGTACGATTTAATTTACCACTGCGATAACCCTCTAAATCAAGAGTGACATAAATAAAACCTAAATCTTGAAAAGATTTGACTAACTTAGGCAAATCTACTTCAGTAGTAAACGCAACAATTTGCTCAGGATTTAACTCAATTCTAGCCGTATCATTTTCCGAGCGCACCCTCAAACTACGATAACCGAGATTGCGGAGATAAATTTCAGCGCGCCCCACCCGATGCAATTTTTCAGGGGTAATACTTTCACCGTAGGGAAAACGAGAAGATAAACAAGGTTGGGAAGGCTTATCCCACCAAGGCAAACCTAAAATTTTAGTTAATTCCCTCACTTCTAACTTACTTATACCCACTTCCGCTAAAGGTGATCTCACCTGTCTTTCCTTTCCTGCTTGAATGCCGGGGCGATAATCCTGCAAATCATCAGCATTAACACCATCAATCACATAAGGATAATTCCTTTCTTGGGCGATTACTTTTAATTTATCGTGTAATTCACTTTTACAAAAATAACAACGATTGACAGGGTTTGCTGTGTAATTAGGATTATCCATCTCTTCTGTGTAAATCAACTGGTGAGAAATACCGATGACGTGCGCTTGGTGTTGTGCTTCGTCTAACTCTTCAGGCAACAAAGAAGGCGATACCGCCGTGATAGCAAGGGCTTCTTTACCTAAAACATCATAGGCAACCTTTGCCACTAAAGTGCTATCAATACCTCCAGAATAGGCAACCAGCGCCCTCCCCCCTTCTCTGAAAATATCTTGTAATTGATTTAATTTATTTTCAATCATAACCTTATTACTTTATTAATTTTGTCTAATAATACTCCCCTCTCCTGTGCAGGGCGTTTTCATTCTCAAAAATGTTAGTTTCTCAAACTAGCCAATAATCTGAAATTCAGAGGTTTTTAACTACTAATAAATCAATTAATAGTAAAAAATCCTCCTGTCTCCCTGAATCTCCCCCCTTTTTAAGGGGGGTTGGGGGGGATCATCCTTATATTGTCTTCTTGTCAAAAACAAATCAATTTTGATCCTGACTTTGAAAACACCCTGCTGTGGGAGAGGGGTTGGGGTGAGGGCAAATCTTAAAAATATCTAACCTTAATTACCCACCACATCAGCTAATCTTTGTAAAACAAAATCTCGATCTAAATAAGAAAACAAATAACCAGCTTTTGGTCCTTTTTCCTTACCCAAAAAAGCATAATAAACCGCAGGGAAAGCTACATTAGGAGAAACTCCTAACTCTTTAGTAGCAGTGAATAAAGCAGTTTGTAATTCTTCCCCATTCCACTGAGCCAAATCCGTTAACAACTCTTTTAGTTTTCGTAAATAATCAACCTGCTCTGAAGTTAATTGCTTAGTAATTTCCGGCACTTCATCAAAATAAATGACTAACTTTTCATCCTCATCAGCATAATCAGCTAACCACTTTTCAGCAACTTTAATCCGTTGATTAATTTTTTCCCAATCATACTCAGTTAACTCCACTTCTGAACGTTTAATAATTTCTGCTTTTATATCCAAATGGGGAACTTGTAACAAAGAAATTAACGTACTAATATCAAAAGTATAATGAGGCTTAATTTCATCCTTTAATTGTGCATAAAACAGAGGTAATAAAGTCTTATCTAACTCAACCGTTTCTTGCTCTTTTTGTAAATTAGCATAACTATTTAAAAGATTGTCATAATCCCTAAATAAACGGGTGATATTATCATAGTTAGGCTCAAAATTAATCACAGTTTTTGGCTGAGTTTTCAGCATTAAAAACCGCAAAATTTCTGGTGGTAATAATTCTGCCATATCCTTTGCACTTGATCCCACTCCTTTAGAAGAACTCATTTTTGTACCATTGACTAAAATAAACTCATAAGGAGAATGAAAAGGAGGATTTTTCCCTAAAACTCGGCGACAAATGGCATTAGCCACATCCCTAGAGCCTCCTTTTTGGGAGTGATCTTTTCCAGCCATCTCCATGGTAACACCCACCAAATCCCATTTAGCCACCCATTCCACCTTCCATGGTAGTTTGCCATTACCATCAAAAGGAGATACCCAGCCAGAATGCCCACAACCTTTCACCCAACTGGTGGCATTTTCCTCACAGGTATAAAATACCTCTTTGCCATTGTAGTCAGTGGTGACAGTAGTAGCGATTTTGCCACAATTTTCGCAAATTACTTGGAAAGGATACCAATTATCCGCTCTTTTCGCTTTGCTCACATCTAAATATACCTCTCTCACGGTACGGGCGCTGTGGAGAAATTTATCAATATAAGAATTTAACTTGCCAGATCGATATAAGTCTCTAAGATAATAAATCTCTGCTTCTACCCCCAAATAGTTAAATACTTCGAGAAATTCTTCCATGAAATATTTAGCATAATCACTACTTTTTTCATCTGGGGAAGGCACATTACAAAGAGGATAACCAAGATAGGGAGCAAATTTCTCAGGGTCTAAATAATACGGTATGGTATCTAAAGCATCGTAATCATCAACTCCGTAGGTAAATTTAACGGGTTTATTGGCTCTTTTTAAGGCTCTATACATCACATCATGAATGATAACTCCTCGCACTGAGCCAACGTGAACTCTACCGGAGGGAGTTTTAGAGTCGTTGACTAATTCTTCTTGTTGGGAATTACTGGCTATTTTATCCGCCCAAAACATAATCTATCTTTAATAAATTTTACATACTTAGAATCTACTATTATATCAACTTTACCCAACAACACCGCTTTTTCAGCGCCCTCCAATTAAGCTCTCCTACAAAATCAATTAATTTAGGATACTAAACAAGAAAAAATGACTCTAAGAACCTGTTTTAAAAGGGTTTTGATTTATTCAGCAAACCCTAACTAATAATTAATCGATTAATATTTTATATATTGATTTTTTGATTTAAAAGACTCACTTTAGTAGAGTTAAGCTGTTAGCAATGAAATTTATTTTATTGTGGGATATCGGTTTAAGCCAATAAATCCCTTTGCAATAAATCTCCATTACGCTAATAAGAGAAGTCAGCTCAAGTGAGTAAGAAAAATGCAATTTTACCTCGACCTTGCAAAAACCCTGCTTCATAAGAAAAGGAAGATAGATTTCATTTATTTTCTTGGTCTTCTTAAGCGACTGTATTCGGAATACAACCCTAAAATTCCTTCTGCAGAGGCGTTACAGATACCTCTATCGGTGATTAAAGCGGTGATGAGGTGCGCTGGAGGGAGCAATTATCAAAATTATAACTTTCCAAAGAGGTTCTAACTAATCTTTTTTTATAAAAGTTTTTTTCGTATCAACATTGACTAAATGAGGAATTTTTTTCTGTTGATTATTCTCTACTTTTTCTTTGTTGCCCAAAATATTTCCCTCCTCTCTTTGAATCTTAATTAGCGCTTCTTGATTGTACTTTGCTTCAATAAAGTCAGGCTTAATTTCTAAAATATTTTCGTAGGTTTGAATTGCTTTTTGATAGTAACCTAAATTTGCCTGTAAAATAGCTAAATTGTAATGAGGTTTTTCGTATCTTGGCTCAAGACGTATCGCCTCAGAATAAGACGCAATAGCACGATTATAATTACCCATTAATTGACTAATAACTCCAATGCCATAATGGGCTTGAAATAAATACGGATTGATACTTAAAGCTCGATCATAATCATCTAAAGCATCTTGTTTATCCCCTAATTGAAAATAAACATAAGCACGATTATAGTAGGATAAATAATAACTAGGATTAATAGTTAGAGAGGTACTAAAATCATCCAGCGCCCGCAAATAATCCTTTAATTTAGTATAAATAAAAGCGCGCTTATAGTAACCTAGAAAAGAAATTGGGCTGATCCTTATTTCTTCTGTATAATCTTTTAGTGCCTGTTCATACTCTCTTATTTCTTCGTATATAAAACCTCGCCAATGATAGGCTAATAAATAGTCTTGGTTAAGATTAATAGCTTCTGATAAATCTTTAATAGCTAATAACTTATCCCCTTTTTTATAATAGGTAATAGCTCGTAATAAGTAGGCTTTTTCATTGTAGCTACTTTGACTTATTATTTGGCTGTAACTGCTGATAGCATTAATGTACTCTCCTTTTAAGCAATGTTGTTTTGCTATATAAAAAGGGTCTCTACTTTCGCTGATTAATGACTCTAAATAACCTTTTAGACCGCCATTATAACACAAATCATCAAGATAGAGACGATATTCAATAATTTTTTTCTCGATTAGTTTAGTAGGAATAAAACCGCCAAAAATTACTGTATAATGCTCAGTGTTAGGGTCAAAATTTTCTCGACATAAACAACCAATGAAAATCTGATTATGATTAATTTCTTCTTGACTTAAATTCCAGCAAATTTTATCCTGTTCCAAATAGATTGTTTTTACTAGAATCTTGATTTGAGGATATTGCTTGAGACAAAAAATATTATCGTTTATCACCTCTCCCGATTCTCTATCCATTACGGGGCGAACTAAGCTACTATAGCGAAGTTTAAATGCTTCTTGTCCGATTTTTTCTATAAATCTTTTTTTATATAAGTTTTCTCCGTGAGGTTCACCAATGATAGTTTTCAAAGAATCAGTGATGTCAACTATTTTTTGATGGTTAATAGTGGTAGCTTCACTATAAATAGTGTTTTGATGGGAAATTAATAAATTATCGGAATTTACCCTTTGACAAAAGTCTTTTTGTTGCGCCTGAAGAATACTAAAACCATCCATTTTTTCTTTAGCATTGATGTTTTAATCGTTCTTTCATCATAGCGGATAGTATTCTTTTTGTTTATAAAACTTCTATGAAGTTAATCAATAGTATTTTAACCTCAAAAAACGTCATAGCATTTCTTGAAAATTCAGCTTTACGAAAACTACTTTCACTGTTTTAAAACTGGGACGCTAGGATTCGAACCTAGGAATGGCGAGACCAAAACCCGCTGCCTTACCGCTTGGCGACGTCCCATTGCTTTGTTACACTAATTATTATAGCCAACTCTACCTAGGTTTTGTCAAGGTATTTTAGGTTTTTTTTTTGAAGTACAAGTTTAGGTTAACTTGGACTGTTTTGCTATGGCAGTGAGACATTCAAAAGGGCAAGGGAGTTATTTTATTCTAAAATGTTCAGTTTCGACAAAGCAACAAGGAAGAAGTTTTAATTGCTTTTGATAAAAATAAAATTCTCTCAAGTTAAAGTTTGCCAGAAATTGATGAGAACTGATATAAATTTTTCTCTCAATCAGCTTAACTTACTTCATGATACAATAATTTAAAAATTAGTCCATTAAAGTTAATTTGGCTCTTCTACTTTGAGTATGATAAATTATGTCTAAAAAAAGGTGTCAGGTATTAGGTGTCAGGTATTAGGTGGAATGCAAACCATAAATTTATAATAATTACATTTTTAAAATACCGAAACTATTATATATCAAAGGTTTTATTCATCATTTATTATTAATTTCTCATAACTACTGTAGAAGAGCCGTTATTTTTATAATATATAATCAGGTGCAATGAAAAAAAGCGTTATTATTTTGGATAATTTATCGGAAAGAATTGATTTTTTTGAGAGTCTGTTTAGGGAAAGACATTATAATTTAATTGCTGTAAATAGTCAGTTTGATTTATTAGATTTAATACAAGTAGAATCCCCTAACTTAATTTTAATTAATAGTAATTTACCAGATCATGATAGTTATTTAGTCTGCAAAAAAATTAAATTGTTAGAAAAGGGAAAAGATGTTCCCGTTATATTTATCAATGGAGATGATAGTAATTTTGATGCAGATTTGACTTTTGAGGCGGGCGCTGATGATTATATTAATTATCCTTTCAAGTTACAAGAAGTAAAGCATCGCATTGAGCAACAGTTATCACTTAAAACGTTAAAAGATAATTTAGAAGAAACCACAAAACAATTACATAAAATTATCCCCAATTATCAAAAGTTACAAGAAGCTTTAAAAAAGGCTACTTCAGAGTTAAATAATCAAAAAATCAAAGAAACTTTAAGTATTTTACCTAGTCGTAAATTTTTGGAGGAAACTTTAGAAAAAGAATGGTTAAGGGCTTCTCGCCAGCGCACTTCCCTCGGTGATATGGAGGGTACTGATATATCATTAATATTGATGCAAATCAATGATTTTGATCTTTATCAACAAAATCATGAAGGAGAGATAGTGGGTAGTTGCTTGTTGATGATTGCAGAGAATTTAAAATCGAAAGCGAGGCGCCCGGGGGATTTAGTAGCGCACTTCACCGAGGATACTTTTGCTATTTTACTACCGAATACAGATCAGACAGGGGCGCTAAGGGTGACAGAAATAATTACCGATCATTTAGCCGACTTACAAATTCCCCATAATTATTCTCAGGTGAGCGATTACATCAGTTGTAGTTTTGGCATTGCTACGGGCATTCCCACCCAAGCCATCGAACCCGTTACCCTTATTGAAGTTGCTCAAGATTGTTTGAATAGCGCCCTTCGCCGTGGTGTGGAGGGCGCTGTTAATATTGATAATTTTTAAAACTCATGACATGGTGAGCCAAAGACTCACCACAAAAAAGTAAAATTAAGCGTTATTAATTACCACTAAACTATCGTATTGACAGGGGTAAACTCAAAGCGGAAAACCGCATCATTAAAATCAAAATCGCTAATTCCTAAATCACCCGGTAAATCCTCAAAACCAAAGACATTATTTCCTCTGTTTTGTAAATGTGCCGTGCCATCAGGATTAGCCGGTGTAAACCCAAAATAAGCCACCTCATGAGTTGTGAAATTAGTCGGCATAGCCCGAATATTGTCAGGATTTTTCTCAACAAAAGCATCAAAACCTTCTTCGATAGTACCACCACTAGGAATCAAATTACCCCCATTGGCAATAACAAAGGGAGCATACATTTCACCACCAAACAGAATTACATCCCCAAAATCCTCTGCAGTGCTATTCAAATTAGGATTTCCTTGAGAACCTAATTGTAATACAAAATTATTGACATGAGAACGAATAGCAGTTTCTGCGTAACCATCATCATTCGGATTAAGTAAATCATCAGTAGCACCATTATTATTGACATCAAAGACATCAAAAATAGCGCCCTCCATATTTTCAACTTTATACAAACCAACGATATTATTAAAGTCAGCATCAGTTTCAGCTAAAGCATTATCATCCGCTTGAGTGTTAACATCAACAGCAACATTGGTAAAATCATAAATTAAACTACCCAGTTGAGCTTCTTGTGCTGTGAATCTAACAACATCAGACTCAAGTAACTCATTATTGTCCTCAATAGTAACGCTCACCGCAGAATTATCACCAATAACGATACCATCAGAAGGATTACCAAGGGTAAAAGTAGCGGTTTCTGTACCTTCTACTAAAAGATCATCAAAAATTTGTAACGTAAAACTAGCAGAAGTTGCCCCGTCAGCAATGGTGATAGTAT
The window above is part of the Cyanobacterium sp. T60_A2020_053 genome. Proteins encoded here:
- the larE gene encoding ATP-dependent sacrificial sulfur transferase LarE, with translation MIENKLNQLQDIFREGGRALVAYSGGIDSTLVAKVAYDVLGKEALAITAVSPSLLPEELDEAQHQAHVIGISHQLIYTEEMDNPNYTANPVNRCYFCKSELHDKLKVIAQERNYPYVIDGVNADDLQDYRPGIQAGKERQVRSPLAEVGISKLEVRELTKILGLPWWDKPSQPCLSSRFPYGESITPEKLHRVGRAEIYLRNLGYRSLRVRSENDTARIELNPEQIVAFTTEVDLPKLVKSFQDLGFIYVTLDLEGYRSGKLNRTLATTNMK
- a CDS encoding tetratricopeptide repeat protein, with the protein product MDGFSILQAQQKDFCQRVNSDNLLISHQNTIYSEATTINHQKIVDITDSLKTIIGEPHGENLYKKRFIEKIGQEAFKLRYSSLVRPVMDRESGEVINDNIFCLKQYPQIKILVKTIYLEQDKICWNLSQEEINHNQIFIGCLCRENFDPNTEHYTVIFGGFIPTKLIEKKIIEYRLYLDDLCYNGGLKGYLESLISESRDPFYIAKQHCLKGEYINAISSYSQIISQSSYNEKAYLLRAITYYKKGDKLLAIKDLSEAINLNQDYLLAYHWRGFIYEEIREYEQALKDYTEEIRISPISFLGYYKRAFIYTKLKDYLRALDDFSTSLTINPSYYLSYYNRAYVYFQLGDKQDALDDYDRALSINPYLFQAHYGIGVISQLMGNYNRAIASYSEAIRLEPRYEKPHYNLAILQANLGYYQKAIQTYENILEIKPDFIEAKYNQEALIKIQREEGNILGNKEKVENNQQKKIPHLVNVDTKKTFIKKD
- the lysS gene encoding lysine--tRNA ligase, whose protein sequence is MFWADKIASNSQQEELVNDSKTPSGRVHVGSVRGVIIHDVMYRALKRANKPVKFTYGVDDYDALDTIPYYLDPEKFAPYLGYPLCNVPSPDEKSSDYAKYFMEEFLEVFNYLGVEAEIYYLRDLYRSGKLNSYIDKFLHSARTVREVYLDVSKAKRADNWYPFQVICENCGKIATTVTTDYNGKEVFYTCEENATSWVKGCGHSGWVSPFDGNGKLPWKVEWVAKWDLVGVTMEMAGKDHSQKGGSRDVANAICRRVLGKNPPFHSPYEFILVNGTKMSSSKGVGSSAKDMAELLPPEILRFLMLKTQPKTVINFEPNYDNITRLFRDYDNLLNSYANLQKEQETVELDKTLLPLFYAQLKDEIKPHYTFDISTLISLLQVPHLDIKAEIIKRSEVELTEYDWEKINQRIKVAEKWLADYADEDEKLVIYFDEVPEITKQLTSEQVDYLRKLKELLTDLAQWNGEELQTALFTATKELGVSPNVAFPAVYYAFLGKEKGPKAGYLFSYLDRDFVLQRLADVVGN
- a CDS encoding CCA tRNA nucleotidyltransferase; translated protein: MKNLEIIDFLRSILPIDLSVIPETAYVVGGAVRDAFLQRHRDTIDLDFVLPRDAIKTAQLIATLYHGGFVVLDQKRQIARVVLANVTLDFAQQEGDTIYHDLQRRDYRLNAIAANLHGKELIDPLDGEKDILNGVIRMVSPENLKDDPLRLFRAYRQASQLNFTIDSDTRKTIQELAPSLSHVAMERVKTELDYLLASDNYIQYLSLANQDEILSFCLPNLTAQSLQELSHIDDFITLLAQKYSYFSSKHSTNNDFCQLNITNYILIKLAFLVSSDEKKVKEELVNLKCSNQEIKVVNTIIKYLPDIFKFDINITIREQYFFFVNTGNILPLLMVVAGVKGADFPVIELLLNRYFNPDDLIAHSRPLISGHDLINHLNMKPSPLIKTILTEVEIAYLEGKFNDRQGALDYANSLIRGY
- a CDS encoding diguanylate cyclase — translated: MKKSVIILDNLSERIDFFESLFRERHYNLIAVNSQFDLLDLIQVESPNLILINSNLPDHDSYLVCKKIKLLEKGKDVPVIFINGDDSNFDADLTFEAGADDYINYPFKLQEVKHRIEQQLSLKTLKDNLEETTKQLHKIIPNYQKLQEALKKATSELNNQKIKETLSILPSRKFLEETLEKEWLRASRQRTSLGDMEGTDISLILMQINDFDLYQQNHEGEIVGSCLLMIAENLKSKARRPGDLVAHFTEDTFAILLPNTDQTGALRVTEIITDHLADLQIPHNYSQVSDYISCSFGIATGIPTQAIEPVTLIEVAQDCLNSALRRGVEGAVNIDNF